From a region of the Impatiens glandulifera chromosome 4, dImpGla2.1, whole genome shotgun sequence genome:
- the LOC124936663 gene encoding protein indeterminate-domain 16-like, protein MDEDQRELQFFHPSGAVAAYHRRPTNNSSSSNSPKIPPWQHSDPPPIKFRSQPNSQSDPFDVGPSLDLQLSISVRPKRPPRPVSGGPNRVDQFSVEALRWQTAEQIRLAAAEKAYAERVRELTRREMEMAQSEFARAKRVWERAREEVERAELMKERATRRVDSACMEITCHSCRQKFRPIN, encoded by the coding sequence ATGGATGAAGATCAAAGAGAACTTCAATTCTTCCACCCCTCCGGCGCCGTCGCCGCCTATCACCGCCGGCCAACAAACAATTCCTCCTCTTCAAATTCTCCAAAAATCCCACCTTGGCAACACTCAGACCCACCTCCAATAAAATTCCGATCCCAACCCAATTCCCAATCCGATCCATTCGACGTGGGTCCTTCCTTAGACCTCCAACTTTCAATCAGTGTCCGACCCAAAAGACCCCCCCGACCCGTTTCCGGCGGACCCAACCGGGTTGATCAGTTTTCAGTGGAGGCGCTGAGGTGGCAGACGGCGGAGCAGATAAGGTTGGCGGCGGCGGAGAAAGCTTATGCGGAGAGAGTGAGAGAGCTGACTAGGAGAGAGATGGAGATGGCTCAGTCTGAGTTTGCTCGAGCCAAACGAGTTTGGGAACGAGCTAGGGAGGAAGTTGAGAGAGCCGAGTTGATGAAGGAGAGAGCCACTCGACGAGTTGACTCGGCTTGCATGGAGATCACGTGCCATTCATGTAGGCAGAAATTCCgaccaattaattaa